The genomic stretch GCGCGTCCCCTGGCCAGCCCATGAGGGACGGCGCATCGCCGGCGTGAGCTCCTTCGGGCTGAGCGGAATCAACGCGCACGTGGTGTTGGAGGAGGCTCCTGCCCCCACCGGCACGACCGCGCCGGCCGAGGACGGCAAGGCGCAGCTCGTCGTCCTGTCTGCGAAGACACCGCGGGCGTTGTCTGCTCTGGCAGAGACATGGGGCTCGTTCCTGAAGGGCGAGGAGGTGGGATCGCTCGCCGACATCAGCTACACGGCGGCCCTCTTCCGAACCCATTACGAGCACCGGCTCGCCCTCGCGGCGAAGTCCAAGCAGGAGCTCATCGAGCAGCTCAAGGCCTTCGCCGCAGGAGAGAGCCACGCAGGGCTGTCCGCAGGGCGCCGGGGCGCTGGGCAGGCACAGAAGATCGTCTTCGTCTTTCCGGGCCAGGGGTCTCAGTGGCTCGGAATGGGACGGAGGTTGTACGCGGAGGACGCGACGTTCCGGGAGGCCATCGACCGCTGCCATGAGGCGATACGGCATCACGCCGATTGGTCCTTGCGCGACCTCCTGACGCATCCCGAGCAACAGCCCCGCTGGAATGACATCGACGTCATTCAGCCAACGCTGTTTGCCTTGCAGGTGGCGCTTGCTGCGGTGTGGCGCTCGTTGGGGCTGGAACCTCATGCCGTGGTGGGACACAGCATGGGAGAGGTCGCCGCGGCGCATGTCGCGGGGGCGCTCTCGCTGGAGGACGCGGCGCGCATCATCTGCGAGCGGAGCAAGCTGCTCAAGCGCGTCAGTGGCCAGGGAGCCATGGCCGTCGTGGAGCTCTCCCGGGAGCAGGCGGAGGCCGAGATCCGAGGAGCGGAAGACCGGATTGCCATCGCCGTCAGCAACAGTCCGAAGTCGACGGTGCTCTCGGGAGACCCAGCTGCGCTGAAGGAGGTGCTGGAGCGTCTGGAACGGCGCGAAGTGTTCTGCCGTTGGGTGAAGGTGGACGTGGCCTCGCACAGCCCGCAGATGGATCCGCTGCGGCAGGAACTGCTGGAGCGGATGGCGGCCATTCGCCCCACCGGAAGCACGGTCACGCTCTATTCCACGGTGACGGGGGCACCCATCGATGGCCGCGAGCTGGGCGCCTCGTACTGGGTGCGCAATCTCCGTCAACCCGTGCTGTTCGGCGATGCGGTGCAGCGCCTCATCAAGGATGGGAACGTCCTGTTCATCGAGCTGAGCCCCCATCCGATCCTCGTGCCCTTCGTGGATGCGATGCTGCGGGAGGGGGACACGTCCGGGCGGGGGCTCGTGGTGCCGAGCTTGCTCCGGGATCAAGAAGAGTGGCCTTCCTTGCTCTCCTCCCTGGGCGCGCTGGCCACCCGCGTGGACCGCGTGGACTGGCTCCGGTTGCATCCGAACAAGCGTCGCCGGGTCGCGCTCCCCGCGTATCCGTGGCAGCGCGAGCGGCACTGGCTGGAGTTGCAGGCCACCGCTTCGCGGGGCCGAGCCTTGCGCGCGGGCGCTGGAGACCATCCGCTCCTGGGGGGCTCGTTCACGACTTCCGTGCAGAAGGAGAGCCGCTTCTGGGAGTCCGCGCTGAGCGCGCGGGAGCCTTCCTATCTGGTGGATCACCGCGTGGGTGGAGCGGTGGTGGTGCCGGGCGCGGCCTATCTGGAGATGGCGCTCTCGGCGGCGCGGGAGATGTCCGGAGAGACGGCGCACGAGCTCGTCGACACCTCCTTCAAGGAGGGGCTGCTGCTGCCCGAGGGCCAGGAGCGCGTGGTCCAGATGGCGCTGAGCGACGAGGGCGGGGGAGCCCTCTCGTTTCAGCTGTCGAGCCAGAAAGCGAGTACGGACGCGAACGCTCCGGCGGGCTGGATGGCGCACGTCGCGGGGCGGATTCGTCCCATGGAGGGAGGGCAGTCGGCGCAGGCGCCCGAGTCACTCGATGCGGTCCGGGAGCGTTGCACCGAGGTAATCGCCCAAGCGGCGCATTACGAGGAGCTGGCACGCCGTGGGGTGGCCTACGGCCCCGCGTTCCAGGGCGTGCAACAGGTGTGGCGTGGCCGTGCGGAGGCGCTCGGGCATGTGCGGTTGCCGGAGCCGCTCGTGGCGCGGGCTTCGGCGTATCGAATCCACCCTGCCTTGCTCGATGCGTGCTTCCAGTTGGTGGCCGCGGCCGTTCCCCAGGAGGAGATCGCTCCTGACGCTGGTCCCGCCGTGCCAGTGGCGCTCGCCTGCCTGAGGGTCCATGAGCAGCCGGGGACAGAGGCTTTCTGTCACGTGCGGCTGCGGACGCCGGAGGGTGCGCGGAACGGCGTATACGAGTTCGACCTTGTGTTGCGCGACGCATCCGGTCGGCTCCTGGTGGAGGCTCTCGGGTTGCGAATCCAGCAGCTGGATTCCCCGGTGGCGGAGCGTGAGGGCAAGGATCTCTTCTTCTCGCTCGAATGGCGGCATGAGCCCGCCGCCCAGCCTGTCCTGCCCGAGGATTCCGAGGCGAACGGGCGCTGGTTGCTCGTCGCCGACGGCAGCGAGCTTGCCGATGCGGTCGAGTCCCTGCTTCGGACGCGCAAAGGTGATGTCATCCGTGTCGAGCTCCCGGGGACGGCGGCCTCGCCCCAGGCATTCGACGCCGTGCTGGCGGAGGCATTCGGCGCGGGCTCGGTTCCCCGTGGGGTGATCCACCTCACGGGCCAGGAGCCTCGCGAGGTGGATCCAGTCATGGGATGCGGCGGCTTGCTGCATCTCGTTCAGGCACTCTCCCGGGCAAACCTGGCGAGCCCGCCCAGGCTTTGGATCGTCACGCGAGGCGTCCATCATGGCGCTGCAAGCAGGTCGGCCTCGGATGTGGTGCAGGCACCGCTGTGGGGCCTGGGCCGCACGATCGCGCAAGAGCACTCCGAGCTGAAGTGCACGCGTGTGGACGTGTCCGCCGCGATGGGCCCGGGTGACGCCGGGGCAGCGCTGGTGCGCGAGCTGCTCGTGGCGGACGAGGAGGAGGAGCTGTCCCTTCGGATGGATGGCCGCCATGTCGGCCGCATCGTGCGTGGCTCTCCTGGCAGGTCTCCCAGCGAGGCCGTGGTTCCAGTGGGGGGAAGGCCCTTCCGCCTGGAGCGCGACGCGCAAGGCCGGTTGGAGTTCAGAGCGGGTGCGCGGCGTCCGCCTGGGCCGGGCGAGATCGAACTCGAGGTTGAAGTGGCTGCTCTGGGAGGACCCAGCGAGGGTTCTGGACCGGAGCGGTGGGAGGGCGGTGAGGGCGTTATCGGGTGCAGTGGGCGGGTGGTGGCCCTTGGCGAGAGAGTGAAGGACGTCACGGTGGGCGAAGAGCGGATCGCCCTGGTGACGTCGGGCCTGGGCTCCCACGTGAATGTTCCCGCCGGGTGCACTGCCAAACGCCCGTCATCGTCGTCGCACGGAGAGTCCGCCGCACTGGCGGCGACTGTTCTGCCTGCCTGGTACGCACTGTTCCACCTGGGGCGGATGGAGAAGCGAAGCCGAGTGCTGGTCCTCGGGGCCACCAGTGGGCTCGGGCGGGCCGCGGTCAAGTTGGCCAAGAGGGTGGGGGCGGAGGTCTTCGCCGCCGCCACGACGGACGAACAGCGGGCGTCTCTGCGGGAGCTTGGAGCCGATCAGGTCCTGGATCCGAGCGATGCCTCGGCCGTCACGCGGCTCCTGGACATGACGGGGGGACGTGGGGTGGAACTGGCGGTCGTCGCGCCGGGCACTGTCGAACTCGAGCGAAGCCTGTCCGTGCTGAGCGAAGGGGCTCGTGTCCTCGACCTGCGTGCGTCAGGCTCGGCGGCCCACACCGGTGATGCGAACGTTGCCTGGTGCGTGGTCGACGTGCAGGACTTCGCCCGCCGCAGGCCCGAGCGGTTTGCCCGCCTCTGGCAGGAAGTGAGGGAAGCATTCGAGGTGGGAGGGCTGCCGCCGGCCGCGGGGGATGCGAGCCTCCTCACCCTGAACGATTCGAAGGCGCGCGTCGTGGTGCCTGCGGCGGAGGCTCGCCGCCTTCGTGCGGATGGGACCTACCTCGTTACTGGCGGGCTCGGTGGGCTCGGTCTCGCAGTGGCGAAGTGGATGGTGGATCAGGGCGCGGGGCACCTGGTGCTCGTCGGACGTGACACCACCCTGACACCGGAGCAGCAAGAGGTGGTGACCGCGCTCGAAGCCACAGGCGCGCGAGTGCGGGTGGCCCGGGCCGACGTGTCCGACCGGGCGCAGCTCGCCCGGGTGCTCTCGGAGATCGCGGAAGGGGAGCCTCCGCTGCGAGGCATCATCCACTCGGCGGGTGTGCTGGACGACGGTGTCCTGGTGCAGCAGACGGTAGAGCGGTTCCGGCGCGTGATGGCCCCCAAGGTTCTCGGTGGCTGGAACCTGCATGTCCTGACGCGTGAGGCGCCGCTCGACTTCTTCGTCCTGTACTCGTCGGCGGCCTCTCTGTTCGGAGCACCGGGGCAGGGCAACTACGTGGCGGCCAACGCGTTCCTCGACGCGCTCGCCCACCATCGCCGGGCGCTCGGACTGCCCGGTTTGAGCATCAACTGGGGACCCTTCTCGGAGGTCGGTCTGGCCGCGGCCCAAGCCAACCGGGGAGCGCGTCTGGCCCAGCGGGGCTCGGACAGCCTGACGCCTGCGGAAGGAAACGCGATCCTGGGACGGCTACTCGATGGTGATGTGACCCAGATGGCGGTCATGCCGCTCGAGCTTCGCAAGTGGGTGGAGTTCTATCCTCGCGCGAAGTCTTCCCCTTGGTTGTCGGAGCTGGTCCCGGCCGGTTCGGACACGGAGTCTGGCGGAGCAGGAGACCTGGCCCTGCTCGAGACGCTGCGGACGGCGGCCCCGCAGGAGGCGCGTGCGGCCTTGGAGCAGTTTGTTCGCGAGCAGCTGGCCCGGGTCCTTCGTCTGGACTCCGCGCGCATCGATCCGGAGGCGCCGCTTCAGAGCTTTGGCCTCGACTCCCTGATGGGGCTCGAGTTGCGCAACCGGTTGGTGTCGGGGTTGGGTCTGTCGCTGCCAGCCTCGTTGATTTGGAAGCACCCGACGTTGACCGCGCTCTGCGCGCATCTCCTGGGTGAAGTCATGGATCGCACCCTGGCCGAGACGCTCGCGCGAGCGGGGGAGGGTGCTGGACCGGTGGTGAATGAGTCCGCCGCCGACGATAAAGAGGTCTTTGTCCTATGAGTGTACGTGAGTTGTTGGGGACCCTCGCCGCCAAGGGCGTCCGCCTGCGTGTCGACGGAGACAAGCTCGTGGTCGAGGCAGACAAGGCCGTCCTGACCCCGGAGCTGCGCGCCGGGCTGTCCGCGAACAAGGCGGACATCCTGGTGTTTTTGCGGAAGCACTCCTCGCGGGAGGAGGCGGGGAGCGAGCCGACACAGCCCCTCGCGAGGCCGGAAGTCATCCCGCTGTCCAGCGGGCAGGAGCGGCTCTGGTTCCTCGATCGCCTCTCGCCGGGCACATCGCAGTACAACGTCCATCTCGGCCTCCGGGTGCGAGGTGCGCTCGATACCAAGGCTTTGCGCCGGAGCCTGGACGAGCTTGTCCGGCGGCACGAGGTGCTCCGGACGTCTTTCCCTGAGGTGGAGGGAAGTCCCCGGCAGGTCATCGCGTCTCCTGATGTTGGCGTGGATCTGACGATCGTGGAGGTGCCGGGGCTCTCGGAGCCGCAGCGCGAGGAGGAGATCCAGCGGCGCTCGGACGAGCTGGCCCAGCGGCCCTTTGATCTGGCGAGGGGGCCGCTTCTCCGGGTCGCGCTCGTGGCCCTGGGAACCGATGACTTCGCCCTCTTCGTGACGAAGCACCACATCATCACGGACGGCTGGTCACTCGGCGTCTTCGTCCGGGAGCTGTCGGCGCTGTACGCGTCCTTCGTCCGGGGGCAGCCGGCGGCGTTGCCGCCCGTGTCGATGCAGTTCGCCGATTCAGCCTTGCGCGAGCGTGCGTGGTTGGCGGGGGAGCCGGGAGCCCGCGAGCGAGCGTACTGGAAGGAGAAGCTCAAGGGGCTGCCTCCGCTTCAGCTCCCCGTGGACCATGCGGTCTCCACCTCCACGAGCCATCGCGGCGCCACGGTTCCCGTCTTCTTGCCGCCAGCGCTCAGCGAGGCCCTGAGGGAGCTCGCCAGCCGGGAGGGATGCAGCCTCTTCATGGTGCTCTTCGCCTCGTTCTCGGCACTCCTGCAACGCTATTCCGGGCAGGCCGATTTCGGTGTGGGGACGGTGATCGCCAACCGCGGGAGCGTGCCCGCAGAGCTCATCGGCTTCATCGCCAATACCCTCGCGCTCCGGTGTGACTTGTCGGGTGAGCCGACCTTCACGCAGTGGCTGGGCCGTGCCCGCAAGACCGTGCTCGAAGCACTGGACTACCAGGCGCTGCCGTTCAGCGAGGTGGTGCAGGCGGTCGGCGCATCGCGCGACGGTGGGCTCAACCCGCTGGTGCGTGCCTGCTTCACGCTGGAGAACATTCCAGCGCCGGCGCTGGAGCTGCCGGGGACGAGCTGGTCCTTCCTGAATGGCGCTCCGGACGGCAGCGTGGAGGGGGTGGCCAAGTTCGAGCTCTCGCTCATTCTGGCTTCGGGCGAGAAGGGCCTGGCCGGCATGCTGGAGTACTCGCGGGAGGTGTTCGACGCCTCGACAGCCGAGCGGATGGTGGGGCACTTCCAGATGCTGCTCGAGTCCATCGTGGCTCACCCCGACATACCGTTGTCGAAGCTGCCGCTGTTGACGGCGGAAGAGCGTGGGAGGCTCCTCTCCGATTGGAACGGTCCAGTGCTCGGCGTCCCCGCAGTGTGCATGCACGAGTTCGTGCAGGCCCAAGTGGAGCGGACCCCCCAGGCCGTGGCCGTGGTGAGCGGGCAGCGGACCCTCACTTATGCGGAGCTCAACCGCCGGGCAAACCAGCTGGCTCACCATCTGCGGCGGCTCGGCGTCCGGCCCGAGGAACGCGTCGGCCTCTGTGTCGAGCGCACGGAAGATGTCGTCATCGGGCTGCTGGCCATCCTCAAAGCCGGGGGGGCCTATGTCCCGTTGGATCCCGCCTATCCGAAGGAGCGGCTGGCGCTGATCCTCGAGGATGCCCAGGTGCCCCTGCTGCTCACGCAGCAGCGCCTCGTCCCGGAGCTTCCTTCCACCCAGGCGCGGGTGGTGTGCCTGGATACGGACTGGCCAGCCATTGGAGCCGAGCGCGAGACGAACCCCGAGCGCACCACGGCGCCGGATGCGATCGCCTACCTCATCTACACCTCGGGCTCCACCGGCAAGCCCAAGGGGGTCATGATCGAGCACCGCAACGCCGTGGCCTTCCTGATATGGGCCATGAGCGTCTTCTCTCCCAAGGAGCTGGCGGGAACTCTGGCCTCGACGTCGATCTGTTTCGACCTCTCGGTCTTCGAGCTCTTCACCCCCCTGTGTTGTGGGGCGAAGGTGATCGTCGCGAAGAACGCGCTGGAGCTGCCAGAGCTGCCCGCGGCGCGGGAAGTGACGCTCATCAACACCGTCCCATCGGCCATGGGCGCGCTTCTGCGGTCGGGCGCTGTGCCGTCTTCGGTGGCCATCGTGAACCTGGCGGGTGAGGCGCTCGCGGGAGCGCTGGTCGATCAGATCTACCAGCTCGGCCACGTGCGGGATGTGTTCAACCTCTATGGTCCGAGCGAGACGACGACCTACTCGACGTTCACCCGGGTGAGCCGTGGGCAGACGCCGACCATCGGGCGCCCTGTCGGGAATACCCAGGTGTATGTGTTGGACTCGAACAGGGAGCCGATGCCCATCGGTGTGCCGGGCGAGGTCTACATCGGGGGCCTCGGGGTCGCGCGCGGGTACCTGGGCCGGCCGGAACTCACGGCGGAAAGGTTCGTCCATTCTCCCTTCGGTGGAGCCCCCGAGGCCCGCCTGTATAGAACGGGAGACCTGGCGCGGTGGCTTCAGGACGGGCAGCTTGAGTACCTGGGCCGGATGGATCACCAGGTGAAGCTCCGTGGCTTCCGCATCGAGCTTGGAGAGATCGGCGCGGCGCTGCTGGAGCACCCAGGGGTCCGCGACGCCGTGGTCGTGGTGCGGGAGGGACTGGGGGCGGACAAGCAGCTTGTGGCTTACGTGGTCGGGCGTGGGGAGAAGGCGCTCGATCCAGCCGAGCTGCGCGACTACCTGAAGTCCAGGCTGCCCGAGTACATGGTTCCCTTTTTGTTCGTGAGCCTTGATGCGTTGCCGCTCACGCCGAATGGAAAGGTGGATCGTGCCGCGCTCCCGGCGCCGGAGCGCACGCATGCCGGGCCGGCGAAGGAGCACGTTGCGCCGCGGACTGCCGGTGAAGAGTCCCTGGCCGCCATCTGGCGCCAGGTCTTGGGCGTGGAACAGATCGGTGTCCACGACAACTTCTTCGAGCTTGGAGGGCACTCGTTGCTGCTTTACCGGGTGCTCGTCCTCGCGCGCTCGGCGTCTGGGGTGGACATTCCGCTGCGTGCCTTGTTGCAGGCGCCGACCCTGGAGGAGATGACACGGGCCATCGAGGCCGCCAAGACAGGCTCGCTGCCAGCCCACGACGTGACGGCGGAGATGGAAGCGGATGCCGTGCTGGATGCCGGGATTGCGCTGGGCAAGGCACTTCCGCCCGTGGCGGGGGCTTTGCGCACCGTCCTGCTGACCGGCGCCACGGGCTTCCTCGGCGCCTTCCTGCTGGAGGAACTCTGTCGCAAGACAGATGCACGCATCTATTGCCTGGTGCGTTCCAAGACGGAGCAGGACGGGATGCTCAGGATTCGCAAGAACCTGGAGAGCTACTCTCTGTGGAACGAGGCCCTGGCGCCGCGCATCGTTCCCCTCCGTGGGGACATCGGCCAGCCCCTGTTGGGGCTTTCCGAGGCGGAGTTCCAGCGGCTCTCGGAAGAGGTGGACGCCATTTATCACAACGGCGCCCTCGTCAATTTCCTCTATCCGTACGAGTCCATGCGAGCGGCCAATGTGCTCGGCACGAGGGAGATCCTCCGGCTTGCCACGCGGACGCGCATCAAGCCGTTGCACTACGTCTCGACGGTCTCGGTATTGCCTCTGGGACGCAAGGCTCCTATCCGGGAGGATGAGCCCCTGGAAGGGCCCACGAGCCTGGTGGGAGGCTATGCACAGAGCAAGTGGGTTGCCGAGAAACTCGTGAGGGAGGCTTCGCGGCGAGGACTTCCGGTGACCATCCTTCGGCCGGGGCGGGTGACCGGCGACAGCCGGACCGGTGCCTGGAACACGGATGATCTGGTGTGCAGGACGCTCAAGGGATGCGTCCGGATGGGGATGGCTCCCAGCGTCGATGCCCTAC from Stigmatella aurantiaca encodes the following:
- a CDS encoding type I polyketide synthase; this encodes MSKQEKPAELSALQRAALLVEKMQSRLDAVERARTEPIAVIGMGCRFPGGAVDGPSYWRILRDGVDALREVPESRWDVPGHFDSTRGVPGKMYGTRGGFLDDVEHFDAEFFGISPREAASLDPQQRLVLEVAWEALENAGMAPDQLVGSKTGVFMGVMSSDYMARLLKENDATRFDGYMATGNGYSFVPGRVSYVLGLQGPCMPVDTACSSSLVALHLASESLRAGESNLALAGGVNLILSPETMICLCSMQALASDGRCKTFDASADGYVRGEGCGVLVLKRLSDAQRDGDSILALIRGSAVNHDGASGGLTVPNGPSQQAVVQRALDNARIAPALVGYVEAHGTGTPLGDPIELRALGAVLGKGRPEDRPFFIGSVKTNIGHLEPAAGIAGVIKTIVSLQHKEIPPHLHFRTPNPHVEWDRIPARVPVERVPWPAHEGRRIAGVSSFGLSGINAHVVLEEAPAPTGTTAPAEDGKAQLVVLSAKTPRALSALAETWGSFLKGEEVGSLADISYTAALFRTHYEHRLALAAKSKQELIEQLKAFAAGESHAGLSAGRRGAGQAQKIVFVFPGQGSQWLGMGRRLYAEDATFREAIDRCHEAIRHHADWSLRDLLTHPEQQPRWNDIDVIQPTLFALQVALAAVWRSLGLEPHAVVGHSMGEVAAAHVAGALSLEDAARIICERSKLLKRVSGQGAMAVVELSREQAEAEIRGAEDRIAIAVSNSPKSTVLSGDPAALKEVLERLERREVFCRWVKVDVASHSPQMDPLRQELLERMAAIRPTGSTVTLYSTVTGAPIDGRELGASYWVRNLRQPVLFGDAVQRLIKDGNVLFIELSPHPILVPFVDAMLREGDTSGRGLVVPSLLRDQEEWPSLLSSLGALATRVDRVDWLRLHPNKRRRVALPAYPWQRERHWLELQATASRGRALRAGAGDHPLLGGSFTTSVQKESRFWESALSAREPSYLVDHRVGGAVVVPGAAYLEMALSAAREMSGETAHELVDTSFKEGLLLPEGQERVVQMALSDEGGGALSFQLSSQKASTDANAPAGWMAHVAGRIRPMEGGQSAQAPESLDAVRERCTEVIAQAAHYEELARRGVAYGPAFQGVQQVWRGRAEALGHVRLPEPLVARASAYRIHPALLDACFQLVAAAVPQEEIAPDAGPAVPVALACLRVHEQPGTEAFCHVRLRTPEGARNGVYEFDLVLRDASGRLLVEALGLRIQQLDSPVAEREGKDLFFSLEWRHEPAAQPVLPEDSEANGRWLLVADGSELADAVESLLRTRKGDVIRVELPGTAASPQAFDAVLAEAFGAGSVPRGVIHLTGQEPREVDPVMGCGGLLHLVQALSRANLASPPRLWIVTRGVHHGAASRSASDVVQAPLWGLGRTIAQEHSELKCTRVDVSAAMGPGDAGAALVRELLVADEEEELSLRMDGRHVGRIVRGSPGRSPSEAVVPVGGRPFRLERDAQGRLEFRAGARRPPGPGEIELEVEVAALGGPSEGSGPERWEGGEGVIGCSGRVVALGERVKDVTVGEERIALVTSGLGSHVNVPAGCTAKRPSSSSHGESAALAATVLPAWYALFHLGRMEKRSRVLVLGATSGLGRAAVKLAKRVGAEVFAAATTDEQRASLRELGADQVLDPSDASAVTRLLDMTGGRGVELAVVAPGTVELERSLSVLSEGARVLDLRASGSAAHTGDANVAWCVVDVQDFARRRPERFARLWQEVREAFEVGGLPPAAGDASLLTLNDSKARVVVPAAEARRLRADGTYLVTGGLGGLGLAVAKWMVDQGAGHLVLVGRDTTLTPEQQEVVTALEATGARVRVARADVSDRAQLARVLSEIAEGEPPLRGIIHSAGVLDDGVLVQQTVERFRRVMAPKVLGGWNLHVLTREAPLDFFVLYSSAASLFGAPGQGNYVAANAFLDALAHHRRALGLPGLSINWGPFSEVGLAAAQANRGARLAQRGSDSLTPAEGNAILGRLLDGDVTQMAVMPLELRKWVEFYPRAKSSPWLSELVPAGSDTESGGAGDLALLETLRTAAPQEARAALEQFVREQLARVLRLDSARIDPEAPLQSFGLDSLMGLELRNRLVSGLGLSLPASLIWKHPTLTALCAHLLGEVMDRTLAETLARAGEGAGPVVNESAADDKEVFVL
- a CDS encoding non-ribosomal peptide synthetase gives rise to the protein MSVRELLGTLAAKGVRLRVDGDKLVVEADKAVLTPELRAGLSANKADILVFLRKHSSREEAGSEPTQPLARPEVIPLSSGQERLWFLDRLSPGTSQYNVHLGLRVRGALDTKALRRSLDELVRRHEVLRTSFPEVEGSPRQVIASPDVGVDLTIVEVPGLSEPQREEEIQRRSDELAQRPFDLARGPLLRVALVALGTDDFALFVTKHHIITDGWSLGVFVRELSALYASFVRGQPAALPPVSMQFADSALRERAWLAGEPGARERAYWKEKLKGLPPLQLPVDHAVSTSTSHRGATVPVFLPPALSEALRELASREGCSLFMVLFASFSALLQRYSGQADFGVGTVIANRGSVPAELIGFIANTLALRCDLSGEPTFTQWLGRARKTVLEALDYQALPFSEVVQAVGASRDGGLNPLVRACFTLENIPAPALELPGTSWSFLNGAPDGSVEGVAKFELSLILASGEKGLAGMLEYSREVFDASTAERMVGHFQMLLESIVAHPDIPLSKLPLLTAEERGRLLSDWNGPVLGVPAVCMHEFVQAQVERTPQAVAVVSGQRTLTYAELNRRANQLAHHLRRLGVRPEERVGLCVERTEDVVIGLLAILKAGGAYVPLDPAYPKERLALILEDAQVPLLLTQQRLVPELPSTQARVVCLDTDWPAIGAERETNPERTTAPDAIAYLIYTSGSTGKPKGVMIEHRNAVAFLIWAMSVFSPKELAGTLASTSICFDLSVFELFTPLCCGAKVIVAKNALELPELPAAREVTLINTVPSAMGALLRSGAVPSSVAIVNLAGEALAGALVDQIYQLGHVRDVFNLYGPSETTTYSTFTRVSRGQTPTIGRPVGNTQVYVLDSNREPMPIGVPGEVYIGGLGVARGYLGRPELTAERFVHSPFGGAPEARLYRTGDLARWLQDGQLEYLGRMDHQVKLRGFRIELGEIGAALLEHPGVRDAVVVVREGLGADKQLVAYVVGRGEKALDPAELRDYLKSRLPEYMVPFLFVSLDALPLTPNGKVDRAALPAPERTHAGPAKEHVAPRTAGEESLAAIWRQVLGVEQIGVHDNFFELGGHSLLLYRVLVLARSASGVDIPLRALLQAPTLEEMTRAIEAAKTGSLPAHDVTAEMEADAVLDAGIALGKALPPVAGALRTVLLTGATGFLGAFLLEELCRKTDARIYCLVRSKTEQDGMLRIRKNLESYSLWNEALAPRIVPLRGDIGQPLLGLSEAEFQRLSEEVDAIYHNGALVNFLYPYESMRAANVLGTREILRLATRTRIKPLHYVSTVSVLPLGRKAPIREDEPLEGPTSLVGGYAQSKWVAEKLVREASRRGLPVTILRPGRVTGDSRTGAWNTDDLVCRTLKGCVRMGMAPSVDALLDLTPVDYVSSAIVALSMRPESIGQTYHLVNPQFVRADEMWSHMRAFGYGLRVLPYDEWLAQLGAVASSDSELGDLLMFLQQVPPEDRGVGGPRMVVCDSGHTLKALEGTGTFCPSVDAALISTYLSSLVHRGFLKAPEMR